CACCATTGGTGGCGTTCAAGAAGTGGTTGATCTCGTTCAGAGACTCTAACCTGTGGCTCAACTCGCTTACCTGTGCTCTCAGCACCGAGTTCTCCGCCTCCACCGCCAAGTACTTCTGGGTGGTGAGGGTCACCGATGTCAGAATCTGGTGATTCTCGCTCCTCAGCTGAGTCACCAGTGATGCCAGATCATCCAAGTGCTTCTGCTTCCTCATTCGGGATCGCCTCGCCGATTCGCGGTTCGATATcattctcttcctcttcctctcatCCATCACCGCCTGCAGGTCCTCCTCTGAACCCGAATTCTGAAGCAGAGACGACCCTGAAGATGTTCCACTCGACGAAGCCATCCAAACTGACCAACACTTCAATCAAAACGTAAAGACACAAGAAAAATCGAACCTTGGATTGGAGGACGCAGGACCCAGACACTTAAAAAACCGAAAAAGAAAAACGCTGATGAAAAATAGTAGTAGTAACAGTAATACAGAAACTATAAATAGAAAGATTGATTCTGGGTAG
This Vigna angularis cultivar LongXiaoDou No.4 chromosome 4, ASM1680809v1, whole genome shotgun sequence DNA region includes the following protein-coding sequences:
- the LOC108330583 gene encoding bZIP transcription factor 11 → MASSSGTSSGSSLLQNSGSEEDLQAVMDERKRKRMISNRESARRSRMRKQKHLDDLASLVTQLRSENHQILTSVTLTTQKYLAVEAENSVLRAQVSELSHRLESLNEINHFLNATNGVFGPPGPSPTSFLEPEGSSNFFNNPFNMAYLSQPIMASADMLQY